Proteins encoded in a region of the Paenibacillus sp. W2I17 genome:
- a CDS encoding cation:proton antiporter: MEFILVLALILIFTKLAGDLSVRLGQPSVLGKLIVGVILGPAILGWVQQSDFVHYMAEIGVLLLMFIAGLETDLEQLKKNWKAAFAVAVGGIILPFIGGYGSAIAFGMSQTHALFFGLLFCATSVSISVQTLKDMDQLSSREGTTILGAAVVDDVLVVVILAVMMSLLGTGGGDTSISLLIGKKLLFFVIIIAASWFLVPRIMKWMAPLKVTETVITAGLIICFGFSYFAEWMGVAGIIGAFAAGIAISQTNFKHEVETKLEPIAYGIFVPVFFVSIGLNVTFDGVGSQIWFIVVISLIAIVTKLIGGGAGARLTGFNMSSSLAIGSGMISRGEVALIIASTGLASGLLDSEYFTSVVIMVIVTTLVTPPLLKITFARKKGEKQVERGIEESHLSG; the protein is encoded by the coding sequence ATGGAATTTATTTTGGTTCTTGCACTTATTTTAATCTTTACCAAACTTGCTGGTGATCTATCCGTAAGATTGGGTCAGCCATCGGTCCTGGGGAAACTGATTGTGGGTGTCATCCTCGGGCCTGCAATTCTCGGTTGGGTTCAGCAAAGTGATTTCGTGCATTATATGGCTGAGATCGGGGTATTGCTGTTAATGTTCATTGCCGGACTGGAAACCGATCTGGAGCAATTAAAGAAAAACTGGAAGGCGGCCTTTGCCGTAGCGGTCGGCGGTATTATTTTGCCTTTTATCGGGGGATACGGTTCGGCCATAGCCTTTGGTATGTCACAGACACACGCACTGTTCTTTGGACTTTTATTCTGTGCCACTTCTGTCAGCATTTCGGTTCAGACACTGAAAGATATGGATCAACTCAGCTCTCGTGAGGGTACAACAATCCTTGGTGCTGCTGTCGTCGATGATGTCCTGGTCGTTGTCATTCTTGCCGTTATGATGAGCTTGCTGGGTACAGGTGGAGGAGACACTTCGATTTCTTTGCTTATCGGTAAGAAGTTGTTATTCTTTGTTATTATTATCGCAGCCAGCTGGTTCCTTGTTCCACGCATCATGAAGTGGATGGCACCACTGAAAGTAACCGAGACCGTTATTACTGCGGGCCTGATCATTTGTTTCGGATTCTCGTACTTTGCAGAGTGGATGGGTGTTGCTGGAATCATTGGAGCATTTGCCGCTGGTATCGCCATTTCCCAAACCAACTTCAAACATGAAGTCGAAACCAAACTGGAACCGATCGCCTACGGAATTTTTGTTCCAGTGTTCTTTGTAAGTATTGGCTTAAATGTCACCTTTGATGGCGTGGGTTCACAGATTTGGTTTATTGTTGTTATAAGCCTCATCGCCATTGTTACCAAACTTATTGGTGGTGGAGCTGGTGCACGACTGACCGGATTTAATATGTCATCTTCACTGGCCATTGGGTCAGGAATGATATCAAGAGGTGAGGTTGCCCTGATTATCGCTTCAACGGGACTTGCTTCCGGATTGCTTGATTCGGAGTACTTCACCAGCGTTGTGATCATGGTTATTGTTACTACGCTGGTTACTCCACCACTCCTTAAAATCACCTTTGCACGCAAAAAAGGGGAAAAGCAAGTTGAAAGAGGAATTGAAGAATCTCATTTAAGTGGGTAA
- a CDS encoding DUF420 domain-containing protein produces the protein MGKNNKGEPNIPSPTSNKNFAGIIITISILANVIILLLFFAPSIGYKGDVTFDITVLPRFNAVFNSFTFIFLLAALIAIIKRNVKLHKRFILAAFSTTLLFLVTYLTFHYLSPETSKYGGEGIIRSIYFFILITHSILAALIVPLALFTLVWGWTNQLKKHRKIARWTMPIWLYVSSTGVVVYLMMAPYY, from the coding sequence TTGGGCAAAAATAACAAAGGGGAGCCGAACATTCCATCCCCGACGAGTAATAAAAATTTCGCAGGCATCATTATCACGATTTCCATTCTCGCTAATGTCATTATTTTATTATTGTTCTTCGCACCGTCGATTGGTTACAAAGGTGATGTAACCTTTGATATTACGGTGTTGCCGCGGTTTAATGCCGTGTTTAACAGCTTTACCTTCATCTTCCTGCTCGCAGCGCTTATTGCTATTATCAAGCGGAATGTGAAGCTGCACAAACGATTTATTCTTGCTGCATTCTCAACGACACTGTTATTCCTCGTGACCTATCTGACGTTTCATTACCTCTCACCAGAGACGTCCAAATACGGCGGCGAGGGCATCATTCGTTCGATCTATTTCTTTATTTTGATTACCCATAGTATACTGGCAGCCCTGATTGTTCCATTGGCATTATTCACACTTGTGTGGGGTTGGACGAATCAATTGAAGAAACACCGCAAAATTGCACGTTGGACGATGCCAATCTGGCTGTACGTCAGTTCTACAGGTGTTGTAGTATATCTCATGATGGCACCATATTATTAA
- the gpmA gene encoding 2,3-diphosphoglycerate-dependent phosphoglycerate mutase: MYRVVLIRHGQSMWNVENRFTGWTDVDLTTDGYAEARKAGKIMKEQGFDFDYAYASVLKRSIRTLDIALDEMDLMWIPITKTWKLNERHYGALQGLNKQQTALKYGEDQVKEWRRSVNVSPPALDETDDRYVQDLDKYKRLGCTIPFTENLMDTSKRVLEYWNAEIKPMVSAGKRVLISAHGNTLRSLVMHLDQLSEADVMALNIPTGIPLVYELDEDLHPIGHFYLTADGSTYKHEEMTHVATPSD; encoded by the coding sequence ATGTACAGAGTTGTTTTGATTCGCCATGGACAGAGCATGTGGAATGTAGAGAATCGTTTTACCGGATGGACAGATGTGGATCTGACGACGGATGGTTACGCAGAAGCTCGTAAAGCAGGGAAGATCATGAAGGAACAGGGATTTGATTTTGATTATGCCTATGCATCCGTGCTGAAACGTTCTATCCGAACACTCGATATTGCGCTGGATGAAATGGACCTCATGTGGATTCCCATTACGAAGACTTGGAAGTTGAATGAACGCCATTATGGTGCGCTGCAAGGACTGAATAAACAACAGACTGCTCTGAAGTACGGTGAAGACCAAGTAAAGGAATGGAGACGATCCGTTAACGTATCTCCCCCGGCACTGGACGAAACTGATGACCGATATGTGCAGGATCTGGACAAGTACAAGCGGCTCGGATGCACCATCCCGTTTACGGAGAACCTGATGGATACCTCGAAGCGTGTACTGGAGTACTGGAATGCGGAGATTAAACCGATGGTGTCTGCTGGCAAAAGAGTGCTGATCTCTGCGCATGGTAACACGCTCCGTTCACTCGTCATGCATCTGGACCAATTGTCCGAAGCAGACGTGATGGCGCTCAATATCCCGACAGGCATTCCGCTTGTCTACGAATTGGATGAAGATCTACATCCCATCGGGCACTTTTATCTGACGGCCGATGGTTCGACCTACAAACATGAAGAAATGACCCATGTGGCAACGCCATCTGATTAA
- a CDS encoding aldo/keto reductase, with amino-acid sequence MKKNRLGTSELMVSEIGLGCMSLGTEMEHAVGLVHEALDHGVNLLDTADLYDAGRNEEIVGQAIKGRRDQVIVATKVGNRRMPGKEGWSWDPSKAYIKQAVHESLKRLQTDYIDLYQLHGGTLDDPIEETIEAFEELKKEGHIRYYGISSIRPNVIREYVKRASIVSVMNQYSIADRRAEEEVLPLLEQKGISVIARGPVASGVLADSGSAKADKGYLDYTPEQLYTIRQGLSRLVTDQRSMAQTAIRYALSHPAVAAVVPGASSREQLLHNIAASNSPALTAAEIQEIRELSPANLYKQHR; translated from the coding sequence ATGAAGAAAAATCGTCTGGGTACATCCGAACTGATGGTGTCTGAGATTGGGCTGGGATGTATGTCACTTGGAACTGAAATGGAGCACGCTGTGGGCCTGGTTCATGAGGCTCTGGATCATGGGGTCAATCTGCTGGATACAGCCGATCTTTACGACGCAGGGCGTAATGAAGAGATTGTAGGACAAGCTATTAAGGGGCGTCGGGACCAAGTCATTGTGGCGACCAAAGTAGGTAATCGTCGTATGCCGGGCAAAGAGGGCTGGTCATGGGACCCGTCCAAAGCCTACATTAAGCAGGCTGTACATGAAAGTCTGAAGCGTCTGCAGACCGATTACATCGATCTGTATCAGCTGCATGGCGGGACCTTGGACGACCCCATCGAAGAGACGATCGAAGCGTTTGAGGAACTAAAGAAGGAAGGACATATCCGATATTACGGAATTTCCTCCATTCGTCCCAATGTGATTCGGGAGTATGTAAAGAGGGCATCCATCGTCAGTGTGATGAACCAGTACAGCATTGCTGACCGCAGAGCGGAAGAAGAAGTGCTGCCTTTGTTGGAACAAAAGGGGATCAGCGTAATTGCCCGTGGGCCCGTAGCTAGCGGAGTGCTTGCCGATTCCGGATCTGCCAAGGCAGACAAAGGTTATCTGGACTATACGCCAGAGCAACTATATACCATTCGGCAAGGGCTAAGTCGTCTTGTTACAGACCAACGCAGTATGGCTCAGACAGCTATCCGCTACGCGTTATCCCATCCTGCCGTAGCAGCAGTTGTCCCTGGTGCCAGTTCAAGAGAACAGTTGCTGCACAATATTGCAGCTTCGAATTCGCCTGCACTCACCGCTGCGGAAATTCAGGAAATACGAGAACTCAGTCCCGCTAATTTGTACAAGCAGCATCGTTAA
- a CDS encoding thioredoxin family protein, whose protein sequence is MERIQSEQQYLDTINSDGFTVIKFDTTWCPDCKNLDRFIGDVIDQHTDKTFYALDAEKFQPFAEENGVRGIPSLLVFQNGKKIAHLHSKWAKTPAQISEYLETLESKV, encoded by the coding sequence ATGGAAAGAATTCAAAGTGAACAGCAATATTTGGATACAATTAACTCTGATGGTTTTACCGTCATTAAATTTGATACAACATGGTGTCCAGATTGCAAAAACCTGGATCGTTTCATTGGGGATGTTATCGACCAACATACGGACAAAACCTTCTATGCCCTGGATGCAGAGAAGTTCCAGCCGTTTGCCGAAGAGAATGGTGTACGCGGCATTCCAAGCCTGCTCGTCTTCCAGAACGGTAAGAAAATTGCACATCTGCATAGCAAATGGGCTAAAACACCTGCTCAAATCTCCGAGTATCTGGAGACGCTTGAATCCAAAGTTTAA